The Malus sylvestris chromosome 12, drMalSylv7.2, whole genome shotgun sequence genome contains a region encoding:
- the LOC126594229 gene encoding DEAD-box ATP-dependent RNA helicase 57-like isoform X1: MEEGTSFLFAGVNFNRKKFSRDFSRFQKKNIESEKVVEDSSLFGITESATEQVAAEEEEVRAVPVKKRKRKGEVSEGVEGISVFKTSKMAKAAKAEKQKPGNELSEHKKELNRQLERDSLLRKKYNIHVSGNNIPSPLDSFADLTSRYGCEPYLLQNLAELGFKEPTPIQRQAIPVLLSSRECFACAPTGSGKTLAFVCPMLMKLKHTSKDGIRAVILCPTRELAAQTTRECKKMAKGNKFYIKLMTKDLARNADFSKIRCDILISTPLRLRLAIRKKKVDLSRVEYLVLDESDKLFELGLLKQIDSVVKACSNPSIIRSLFSATLPDFVEELARTIMHDAVRVIIGRKNTASETIKQKLVFAGSEEGKLLALRQSFKESLNPPVLIFVQSKERAKELYGELLFENIRVGAIHSDMSQAQRENAVDDFRAGKTWVLLATDVIARGMDFKGVNCVINYDFPDSAAAYIHRIGRCGRAGRSGEAITFYTEEDIPYLKNIANVMSTSGCEVPSWIMALRKQKWKKHRPRRESISTQPKDEKE; the protein is encoded by the exons ATGGAAGAAGGCACTTCATTTTTGTTCGCCGGCGTCAACTTCAACCGGAAAAAGTTCTCCAGGGACTTCTCCAGATTCCAG AAGAAGAACATAGAGAGCGAGAAAGTGGTAGAAGATTCTAGCTTGTTCGGAATTACGGAATCTGCAACGGAGCAAGTggcggcggaggaggaggaggtgcgAGCGGTGCCAGTTAAGAAGAGGAAGCGGAAGGGGGAGGTTTCTG AGGGTGTGGAGGGGATTAGTGTCTTTAAGACCTCAAAAATGGCGAAGGCAGCGAAAGCGGAGAAACAGAAGCCTGGAAATGAACTATCCGAGCATAAGAAGGAGTTAAATAGGCAACTTGAG CGGGATTCGCTGCTGCGAAAGAAGTATAACATTCATGTGTCCGGAAATAACATCCCTTCGCCACTTGATAGTTTTGCAGACTTAACCTCTAG ATATGGGTGCGAGCCATATTTACTTCAGAATTTGGCGGAACTTGGATTTAAAGAACCAACGCCAATCCAAAGGCAGGCTATTCCAGTCCTCTTATCT AGTCGGGAATGCTTTGCTTGTGCTCCGACTGGATCTGGAAAAACCCTTGCTTTTGTTTGTCCCATGCTAATGAAACTTAAG CATACATCTAAGGATGGCATCCGAGCTGTTATTCTGTGTCCTACACGAGAATTAGCTGCTCAGACAACCAGAGAGTGCAAAAAGATggcaaaaggaaataaattctaCATCAAATTAATGACTAAAGACCTGGCAAGAAATGCAGATTTTTCAAAAATACGCTGTGACATACTCATTTCTACTCCACTTCGGTTACGGTTGGCTATCCGGAAAAAGAAGGTTGATTTAAGCAG GGTTGAGTATCTGGTATTGGATGAGTCTGATAAGCTATTTGAGCTTGGCTTGTTAAAGCAGATTGACTCTGTGGTCAAAGCATGTTCAAACCCTTCAATTATTCGCTCCTTGTTTAGTGCTACTTTACCTGATTTCGTTGAGGAGCTTGCCCGCACTATAATGCATGATGCTGTTCGAGTTATCATTGGCAGGAA AAATACTGCTTCTGAGACTATCAAGCAAAAATTGGTCTTTGCTGGAAGTGAAGAGGGGAAGCTATTAGCACTTCGTCAAAGCTTTAAGGAG AGTCTGAATCCACCAGTGTTGATCTTTGTACAAAGCAAGGAGCGAGCTAAGGAACTCTATGGAGAACTGTTGTTTGAGAACATAAGAGTTGGTGCCATACATTCTGATATGTCCCAAGCACAG CGAGAAAATGCTGTAGATGACTTCAGAGCTGGGAAAACATGGGTTTTACTTGCCACTGATGTTATTGCTCGGGGTATGGATTTCAAAGGTGTCAACTGTGTAATTAATTATGATTTTCCAGATTCTGCAGCTGCGTACATTCACAGGATTG GTCGGTGCGGACGAGCAGGGAGGAGTGGAGAAGCTATTACTTTCTACACAGAGGAAGATATTCCATATCTTAAGAATATAGCTAATGTGATGTCAACATCAGGTTGTGAAGTTCCGTCTTGGATCATGGCCTTGCGCAAACAGAAGTGGAAAAAGCACCGACCCCGAAGGGAATCGATATCAACACAACCGAAAGATGAGAAAGAGTGA
- the LOC126594227 gene encoding pentatricopeptide repeat-containing protein At3g53360, mitochondrial-like gives MKRLKSPLPLTFHKSQPSRPPSLLPNFNNEQFSNNYIISLCKQKLYREAIEAFEFLQGHTNFPIFPSTYTNLVYACSSLRSLEHGRRIHGHTLASNYQPDIVFQNHVLNMYGKCGSLADARKVFDAMPERNVVSWTSLISGYSQNSQEDKAIELYFQMLRAGCVPDHFTFGSVLKACSGLRNELLGRQLHAHVVKSETGSHPIAQNALTSMYTKFGLIADAFDVFSRVPTKDLISWGSMIAGFSQLGYEKEALDHFKEMLFQGAYQPNEFIFGSAFSACGGLLEPEYGKQIHGMCIKFGLGRDIFAGCSLCDMYAKCGQLESARTVFYQIDRPDLVSWNAIISGFSNAGDSNEALSFFSQMRHKGLIPDEVSVLPILTACTSPSTLYQGEQIHSYIIKRAFDFTVIVCNSLLTMYAKCSNLYDAFLVFEDIRNDADLVTWNAIISACMQHNQAGEVFRLLNLMRISETTPDHITLGNLIGACANISSLEVGNQIHCFTVKSGIVLDVTVSNGLIDMYTKCGSIGSAQKLFGWMEDPDVVSWSSLIVGYAQFGYGEEALDLFKRMMELGIKPNEVTLVGVLTACSHIGLVEEGWKIYKTMESEHGIVPTIEHCSCMVDLLARSGCLHESEAFITQMAFEPDVLVWMTLLAACRTRGNVEIGKRAAENILKLDPSHSAALVLLCNIHASFGNWDDVARLRNLMRERDVRKVPGQSWIEVKDRIHVFFVEDCLHPERGKIYAMLEELWLQMLDDGYDPLQA, from the coding sequence ATGAAAAGATTAAAATCCCCACTACCGTTGACATTCCACAAGAGTCAACCAAGTCGACCTCCATCTCTTTTACCAAACTTCAACAACGAACAGTTTAGCAACAACTACATAATCTCCTTGTGCAAGCAAAAGCTTTACAGAGAAGCCATTGAAGCATTTGAGTTTTTACAAGGTCACACGAACTTCCCAATATTTCCCAGCACTTACACAAATTTGGTTTATGCTTGCTCGTCTTTGAGGTCTCTCGAACACGGCCGGAGAATCCATGGCCATACTTTGGCATCCAATTACCAGCCGGACATTGTTTTTCAGAATCATGTTCTCAACATGTATGGAAAATGTGGGTCGCTCGCGGATGCACGTAAGGTTTTCGATGCAATGCCTGAGAGAAATGTGGTTTCTTGGACTTCACTGATTTCTGGGTACTCTCAGAATAGTCAAGAGGATAAAGCCATTGAATTGTATTTCCAAATGCTGAGGGCAGGTTGTGTGCCTGATCACTTCACCTTTGGAAGCGTCCTAAAAGCTTGTTCGGGTTTGCGGAATGAACTGCTGGGGAGACAGCTGCATGCCCATGTTGTTAAATCAGAAACTGGTTCTCATCCTATAGCACAGAATGCCCTTACTTCAATGTACACGAAGTTCGGTCTGATTGCAGATGCTTTTGATGTCTTTTCTCGTGTTCCGACAAAGGACTTGATTTCTTGGGGTTCGATGATTGCAGGGTTTTCCCAGCTTGGTTATGAAAAAGAAGCTTTGGATCACTTCAAAGAAATGCTCTTTCAGGGTGCTTACCAGCCGAATGAGTTTATATTTGGGAGTGCTTTCAGTGCGTGTGGCGGCCTTCTTGAACCTGAATATGGAAAGCAGATACATGGGATGTGcataaaatttggtttggggAGAGACATCTTTGCTGGATGCTCCCTTTGtgacatgtatgcaaaatgtGGGCAATTGGAATCTGCAAGAACAGTGTTTTATCAGATAGACAGGCCCGATTTAGTGTCCTGGAATGCAATTATTTCTGGGTTTTCGAATGCTGGTGATTCTAATGAAGCATTATCATTCTTTTCTCAGATGCGGCATAAGGGACTGATCCCTGACGAAGTTAGTGTTCTCCCCATACTAACTGCTTGCACAAGCCCTTCAACACTCTATCAGGGTGAGCAGATCCACTCCTACATTATCAAGAGGGCTTTTGATTTTACCGTTATTGTATGCAACAGTTTGCTAACCATGTATGCCAAGTGTTCAAATCTCTATGATGCATTTCTTGTGTTTGAAGATATAAGAAATGATGCTGATTTAGTTACTTGGAATGCTATTATTAGCGCGTGCATGCAGCACAACCAGGCTGGGGAGGTTTTCAGATTACTAAATTTAATGCGTATTTCTGAAACTACACCTGATCATATTACTTTGGGTAATTTGATTGGAGCATGTGCAAATATATCATCTCTAGAGGTTGGGAATCAGATTCATTGCTTTACTGTAAAAAGTGGGATTGTGCTTGATGTTACCGTCAGCAATGGATTAATTGACATGTATACAAAGTGTGGATCAATTGGAAGTGCGCAAAAGCTCTTTGGCTGGATGGAGGATCCAGATGTTGTCTCGTGGAGTAGTTTAATCGTGGGTTATGCTCAGTTTGGATATGGAGAGGAAGCTCTTGACCTTTTCAAAAGAATGATGGAATTGGGCATAAAACCCAATGAAGTTACACTGGTGGGTGTCCTTACTGCTTGCAGTCATATTGGACTGGTAGAAGAAGGGTGGAAAATATATAAAACCATGGAATCCGAGCATGGGATTGTACCGACAATAGAGCATTGTTCTTGTATGGTTGACTTACTTGCTCGTTCTGGATGCTTACATGAATCAGAGGCATTCATCACGCAAATGGCATTTGAACCTGACGTTCTGGTATGGATGACTCTACTTGCTGCCTGCAGAACCCGTGGGAATGTTGAGATTGGAAAACGGGCAGCAGAGAATATACTAAAATTAGATCCTTCCCATTCTGCTGCTCTCGTGCTGCTTTGCAACATCCATGCATCTTTTGGCAATTGGGATGATGTTGCCAGGTTGAGGAACTTGATGAGAGAAAGGGACGTCAGGAAAGTCCCAGGGCAGAGCTGGATTGAGGTTAAGGATAGGATCCATGtattttttgttgaagattGCCTGCATCCTGAGAGAGGTAAAATATATGCAATGCTAGAGGAGTTGTGGCTGCAGATGCTGGATGATGGTTATGACCCACTTCAGGCATAG
- the LOC126594229 gene encoding DEAD-box ATP-dependent RNA helicase 57-like isoform X2: MEEGTSFLFAGVNFNRKKFSRDFSRFQKNIESEKVVEDSSLFGITESATEQVAAEEEEVRAVPVKKRKRKGEVSEGVEGISVFKTSKMAKAAKAEKQKPGNELSEHKKELNRQLERDSLLRKKYNIHVSGNNIPSPLDSFADLTSRYGCEPYLLQNLAELGFKEPTPIQRQAIPVLLSSRECFACAPTGSGKTLAFVCPMLMKLKHTSKDGIRAVILCPTRELAAQTTRECKKMAKGNKFYIKLMTKDLARNADFSKIRCDILISTPLRLRLAIRKKKVDLSRVEYLVLDESDKLFELGLLKQIDSVVKACSNPSIIRSLFSATLPDFVEELARTIMHDAVRVIIGRKNTASETIKQKLVFAGSEEGKLLALRQSFKESLNPPVLIFVQSKERAKELYGELLFENIRVGAIHSDMSQAQRENAVDDFRAGKTWVLLATDVIARGMDFKGVNCVINYDFPDSAAAYIHRIGRCGRAGRSGEAITFYTEEDIPYLKNIANVMSTSGCEVPSWIMALRKQKWKKHRPRRESISTQPKDEKE, encoded by the exons ATGGAAGAAGGCACTTCATTTTTGTTCGCCGGCGTCAACTTCAACCGGAAAAAGTTCTCCAGGGACTTCTCCAGATTCCAG AAGAACATAGAGAGCGAGAAAGTGGTAGAAGATTCTAGCTTGTTCGGAATTACGGAATCTGCAACGGAGCAAGTggcggcggaggaggaggaggtgcgAGCGGTGCCAGTTAAGAAGAGGAAGCGGAAGGGGGAGGTTTCTG AGGGTGTGGAGGGGATTAGTGTCTTTAAGACCTCAAAAATGGCGAAGGCAGCGAAAGCGGAGAAACAGAAGCCTGGAAATGAACTATCCGAGCATAAGAAGGAGTTAAATAGGCAACTTGAG CGGGATTCGCTGCTGCGAAAGAAGTATAACATTCATGTGTCCGGAAATAACATCCCTTCGCCACTTGATAGTTTTGCAGACTTAACCTCTAG ATATGGGTGCGAGCCATATTTACTTCAGAATTTGGCGGAACTTGGATTTAAAGAACCAACGCCAATCCAAAGGCAGGCTATTCCAGTCCTCTTATCT AGTCGGGAATGCTTTGCTTGTGCTCCGACTGGATCTGGAAAAACCCTTGCTTTTGTTTGTCCCATGCTAATGAAACTTAAG CATACATCTAAGGATGGCATCCGAGCTGTTATTCTGTGTCCTACACGAGAATTAGCTGCTCAGACAACCAGAGAGTGCAAAAAGATggcaaaaggaaataaattctaCATCAAATTAATGACTAAAGACCTGGCAAGAAATGCAGATTTTTCAAAAATACGCTGTGACATACTCATTTCTACTCCACTTCGGTTACGGTTGGCTATCCGGAAAAAGAAGGTTGATTTAAGCAG GGTTGAGTATCTGGTATTGGATGAGTCTGATAAGCTATTTGAGCTTGGCTTGTTAAAGCAGATTGACTCTGTGGTCAAAGCATGTTCAAACCCTTCAATTATTCGCTCCTTGTTTAGTGCTACTTTACCTGATTTCGTTGAGGAGCTTGCCCGCACTATAATGCATGATGCTGTTCGAGTTATCATTGGCAGGAA AAATACTGCTTCTGAGACTATCAAGCAAAAATTGGTCTTTGCTGGAAGTGAAGAGGGGAAGCTATTAGCACTTCGTCAAAGCTTTAAGGAG AGTCTGAATCCACCAGTGTTGATCTTTGTACAAAGCAAGGAGCGAGCTAAGGAACTCTATGGAGAACTGTTGTTTGAGAACATAAGAGTTGGTGCCATACATTCTGATATGTCCCAAGCACAG CGAGAAAATGCTGTAGATGACTTCAGAGCTGGGAAAACATGGGTTTTACTTGCCACTGATGTTATTGCTCGGGGTATGGATTTCAAAGGTGTCAACTGTGTAATTAATTATGATTTTCCAGATTCTGCAGCTGCGTACATTCACAGGATTG GTCGGTGCGGACGAGCAGGGAGGAGTGGAGAAGCTATTACTTTCTACACAGAGGAAGATATTCCATATCTTAAGAATATAGCTAATGTGATGTCAACATCAGGTTGTGAAGTTCCGTCTTGGATCATGGCCTTGCGCAAACAGAAGTGGAAAAAGCACCGACCCCGAAGGGAATCGATATCAACACAACCGAAAGATGAGAAAGAGTGA